The following is a genomic window from Deltaproteobacteria bacterium.
GAAGTCTGCTGGCCTGCGCGGAAATGATCAGGTCCGGGACCACGACCTTCTCGGACATGTACATCTTTGAGGAGGAAACGGCCCGGGCGGCCAAGGAGGCCGGGATGCGGTGCATGATCGGGGAGGTACTCTTCGATTTTCCGACGCCCTGCTGCAAGACCCCGGCCGACGGCCTGGCCTACACCGAGGCCCTCATCCAACGCTGGGCCGACGACCCGCTGATCAACGTCATGGTCGAGCCCCATTCCCTGTACACCTGCTCCCCGGATCTCCTCAAATCGGCCAAGGCCATGGCCGACCGCTACCAGGTTCCCCTGGCCACCCATCTTCTGGAAAACAAGGGCGAGGCCAAGCAACTCAGGGAGAAGCTCGGACAGCGGGCCACGACCTTTCTGCGGGAGATCGGGCTTCTGGACGAGCGGTTCTTCGCCTTCCACTGCGTGGTCATGGACGACGAGGACATGAAGGTTTTTGCCGACCACGGCTGCAAGGTGGTCCACAACCCGGAGAGCAACATGAAGCTGGCCTCGGGCGTGGCCCACGTCACGGCCATGCACGAGCACGGCATCGTCGTCGGCCTGGGCACGGACGGCTGCGCCAGCAACAACAACCTGGATATGTTCCAGGAGATGGACTCGGCGGCCAAGCTGGAGAAGTCGGCCCTCCTGGACCCGACGGTCATGAGCGCCAGGACCGTGGTCCGCATGGCCACCTGTGAGGGGGCCAAGGTCCTGGGCCTTAACAGCCAGATCGGATCCCTTGAGGCTGGC
Proteins encoded in this region:
- a CDS encoding amidohydrolase, which gives rise to MRHADILITKGTVLTMDGANSIIHDAALAIVGDSIVAVGPRTDIEAAFHADEIIEAANSIVMPGLVNAHTHAAMTCFRGIADDMELMDWLNNYMFPAEARNVDPELAYWGSLLACAEMIRSGTTTFSDMYIFEEETARAAKEAGMRCMIGEVLFDFPTPCCKTPADGLAYTEALIQRWADDPLINVMVEPHSLYTCSPDLLKSAKAMADRYQVPLATHLLENKGEAKQLREKLGQRATTFLREIGLLDERFFAFHCVVMDDEDMKVFADHGCKVVHNPESNMKLASGVAHVTAMHEHGIVVGLGTDGCASNNNLDMFQEMDSAAKLEKSALLDPTVMSARTVVRMATCEGAKVLGLNSQIGSLEAG